From the Ciconia boyciana chromosome 24, ASM3463844v1, whole genome shotgun sequence genome, one window contains:
- the LOC140643554 gene encoding cocaine- and amphetamine-regulated transcript protein-like has protein sequence MGAACGWDRIRHRCLRGLRVTWIWSPWASCRTRVTRCCLRQVEALQEVLERLGSRELPAVEKRLSWVPWCEPGEPCAVRKGARIGKLCSCPHGTVCNSFILKCS, from the exons ATGGGTGCTGCTTGTGGGTGGGACAGGATCCGGCACCGGTGTCTTAGGGGGCTCAGGGTGACATGGATCTGGAGCCCCTGGGCATCGTGCAGGACTCGGGTGACACGGTGCTGTCTGCGGCAGGTCGAGGCGCTGCAGGAGGtgctggagaggctggggagcagggagctgccggCAGTGGAGAAGAGGCTGAGCTGGGTGCCCT GGTGCGAGCCCGGGGAGCCGTGTGCGGTGCGGAAGGGGGCACGCATCGggaagctctgcagctgcccccATGGCACTGTCTGCAACTCGTTCATCCTCAAGTGCTCCTAA